The sequence TATTGCCGCCGCCACCGTTTGCGCCGCCGCCGGGCAGTTTCATCCTCAATACCGGTCGCGTGCGCGATCACTGGCATACCATGACGCGCACCGGTAAAGCCGCGCGCCTGTCGGCCCACTATGCCGAACCCTTCGTCGAGCTTCATCCGGCCGATGCCGAGCGGCTCAATATCCGGCGCGCCACGCTGGTCCGGCTCAGCAATCGCCACGGCAGCGCCGTGGTCCGTGCGCTGGTGACCGACCGGCAGCGGCCTGGACACCTCTTTGCCCCCATGCATTGGACGGATCAGTTCGCCTCGAGCGGACGCGTCGATGCGCTGGTGACCGCCAAGGTCGATCCCGTGTCGTCCCAGCCGGCCTTGAAGATGGCGGAAGTCCACGCCGAACCTGTCAATGTCAGGCTCTATGGCTTCTTCGTCGCGGCCAGCCGCCCGACACTCGACGCGGGCTACTGGGCCATTGCCGAAGCTATCGGCGGCCTACGTGGCGAACTCGCCTGGTTCGAGGAACCGGCCGATCTGGCCGCATGGCTCCGGACCGCCTTTGCCCTGCCCGATACGGCCGCTGTCCAATCCGTGCGCGATGCGCGTTCGGGCCGCAGCAGCTTTGCCGTCATCAAGGATGGGCGGTTGGTGGTGGCGCTCTACGCCGCGCCCGATCCGGTGCTGGTATCCCGCCAATGGGCGTCCGGCCTGCTCGAAGCCGACGATCTCAGCGCCGTGGCCGTGCTGGCGGGCCGTCCAGGGGCGGACATGCCAGATAGCGGCGCCATAGTCTGCTCATGCTTTTCAGTGGGCATCAACACCATCACGTCCGCCATTACCCAGCAGGGCTGCAGCACGGTCGAGGCCGTGGGCGCCTGCACCAAGGCCGGGACCAATTGCGGTTCCTGCCGTGCCGAAATCAGAGGAATCATCCATGCACGTGGTCTCCAGGCAGCAGAATAAGTCCCGTCCCGACCGGGTCGCACCGCTGGCGGTGCTGCCGGTATTCTTCGATCTGACCGGCAAGCGGGTCATCGCCATAGGCGGGTCGGAAGCCGCAACGTGGAAGATCGAACTACTTGCCGCGGCCGGCGCGCATGTGCAGGTGCTGGCGCCGATCGACCAGTGGTGCGACGACCTGATCGCGCTCGCGGAAAGTGGTGCTTCCGCCGGTACGATCAGCCTGGTGGACTGCCAATGGTCACCGTCGGACTTGTCAGGCGCGGCCCTGGCGGTGGCCGATATCGAGGGTGACGCCGAGGCTCTGGCCTTCGTCGAGGCCGCGCGGGACGCAGCGGTGCCCTACAATGTCATCGACCGGCCCGAATTTTGCCAGTTTCAGTTCGGCACCATCGTCAACCGCTCTCCTGTCGTCGTGGGTATTTCCACCGCCGGCGCCGCGCCGATCCTGGGCCAGGCCGTCCGCCGCCGCATCGAGACCCTGCTGCCGGCAACGCTCAGCGCCTGGGCGCAACTGGCCCGGCAGGTGCGCGCCAGTGTGATGGACCGGCTCGAAGCCGGCCCGCAACGCCGCGCCTTTTGGGAGCGACTGGTCGACCGCGCCTTCGGCGACGCCGCGCCGACACCCATGGATGGCGACATCGACGCCATTGCGGCTGCGCCGCCTCTTGGTCGCGTGACGCTGGTCGGGGCCGGGCCGGGTGACGCAGACCTGCTCACCATCAAGGCGGTGCGCGCACTGCAATCGGCCGACGTCATCCTGTTCGATGACCTCGTCTCCCCGGACGTCCTCGAACTCGCCCGCCGGGAAGCCAAGCGCATGCTGGTCGGCAAGCGCGCCGCCCGCGAAAGCTGCCGCCAGGAGGACATCAACGAGATGATGCTGACCCTGGCCCGCCAGGGCAAGCACGTGGTCCGGCTCAAGTCCGGCGACCCGATGATCTTCGGCCGGGCCGGCGAAGAGATCGACATGCTCGAGGGCCACGGCATTGCTGTCGGCGTCGTGCCGGGCGTCACTGCCGCGCTGGCGCTGGCCAGCCGGCTGGGCATTTCATTGACCCACCGCGACCATGCGCAATCGGTGCGCTTCGTCACCGGGCATTCCCGTAAGGGCGTGCTGCCCGATACGCTGAACTGGGTCGGGCTCGCCGACCCCGCGACCACCAGCGTCTATTACATGTCTCGCCGCACCCTGCCCGAGATCGTCAGCCAGCTGCGGGCCCAGGGCATGGGTCTTGGCACGCCCGCCATCATTGCCGGCAATGTCGGCCGCGCCGACGAGCAGGTCTGGCGCGGCACGATTGGCGAAGCGGTCGCAGCGGTGGAGGCGTTCCCCCTCTCGGCGCCGACGATCTTCGCAGTGGGCGACGCGCTGAGGCAGCGGACATCTGCCGCGGCAATCGCGGTCAGCGCCTGACGGTCTTACGCACCGCGCGTCACCCTCGGGCTTGACCCGAGGGCTCTTCACTTGCCGCGTTCAGAAAGTGTAACGCCCTCGGGTCAGGCCCGAGGGTGACGATCGAGTGCTAACTGCCCCGGTAGGATCAGCCCACCCTGATATGCCCAATGCCCTTCGCCGCGATCTCTTCCAGGCTTTCCTCATAGCCCGCATCGGCATAGCGCATCACACCGAGCGCCGTGTCGTTGGTCAGCGCGTGGGCGAGCCGCTCGTCGCCGCCAGCGGTACCATCGGCCACCACGGTGACGCCCGCGGAAGTCATGTAGCCGGCATAGCCTCCACCGCCGGAATGAACCACGACCAGATCGGCCATGGACGAACAGAGCAGCATGGCGTCCAGGATGGGCCAGTCCGCGATGGCGTCCGAGCCGTCCTGCATGCGTTCCGTCATGATGTTGGGGTGTGCCATGGCCCCGGCATCGAGGTGATCGCGGCTGAAGGCGACCGGGCCGGCCAGCGTTCCGTCGGCGACCATGGCATTGACCGCGCGCGCCAACGCCGTGCGCTCGCCATGGCCCAGCCAGGCGATCCGCGCCGGCAGGCCTTCGAACGGCACATGCTGCCGCGCCAGCGAAATCCAGTTGGTGACGATCCTGTTGTCCGGAAACATCTCCAGCAGTTTGTCGTCGATCTTGCGGATGTCCTCCGGATCGCCCGACAGCGCCATCCAGCGGAACGGGCCAATGGCGCGGGCGAATAGCGGCCGCAGATAGGCCTCGGTGAAAATCTTGATGTCGAAGGCGTTCTCGACGCCCCCTGCCTTGGCATGGGTGCGGATCAGGTTGCCATTGTCGAACACTTCGCTACCCGCCTGCTGAAAAGCCAGCATGGCGCGGACATGGTCGACGATCGACGCCCGGCTTGCCGCCATCAACTGACCGGGCCCCTCGACGCGCAGGCGACGAACCTCGTCAAGCGACATGCCCTTGGGCACATAGCCATAGACGAGGTCATGCGCACTGGTCTGGTCGGTGACGATGTCCGGAACGATGCCGCGGCGGGCGATTTCCGGATAGATTTCGGCCGCATTGCCGACCAGCCCGATCGAGGTCGCCCGTTTCTCGGCGACGGCTCTGTCGATCATCGCCAACGCAGTATCGAGATCGGGAGCGATCGCTTCGAGGTAGCCGATCTCCTTGCGCTTGCGGGCGCGTTCAGGGTCGATATCGACGCAGAGGATGGCCGCCCCCGCCATGCGGCCGGCCAGGGGTTGCGCACCGCCCATGCCGCCGAGACCAGCGGTGAGGATGAAGCGCCCCGCCAGGTCCCCGCCGAAGCGGTTTTCGGCGATGCGCATGAAGATTTCATAGGTGCCCTGGATAACGCCTTGGCTGCCGATATATTGCCACGCGCCGGCGGTGAGCCCGCCCCAGCAGATCAGGCCCTTCTTCTCCAGCTCATAAAACACCTCCGCCTTGGCCCATTGCCCGACGATGTTGCAGTTGGCCATGATGACCAGCGGCGCCTTG comes from Devosia oryziradicis and encodes:
- the cysG gene encoding siroheme synthase CysG; its protein translation is MHVVSRQQNKSRPDRVAPLAVLPVFFDLTGKRVIAIGGSEAATWKIELLAAAGAHVQVLAPIDQWCDDLIALAESGASAGTISLVDCQWSPSDLSGAALAVADIEGDAEALAFVEAARDAAVPYNVIDRPEFCQFQFGTIVNRSPVVVGISTAGAAPILGQAVRRRIETLLPATLSAWAQLARQVRASVMDRLEAGPQRRAFWERLVDRAFGDAAPTPMDGDIDAIAAAPPLGRVTLVGAGPGDADLLTIKAVRALQSADVILFDDLVSPDVLELARREAKRMLVGKRAARESCRQEDINEMMLTLARQGKHVVRLKSGDPMIFGRAGEEIDMLEGHGIAVGVVPGVTAALALASRLGISLTHRDHAQSVRFVTGHSRKGVLPDTLNWVGLADPATTSVYYMSRRTLPEIVSQLRAQGMGLGTPAIIAGNVGRADEQVWRGTIGEAVAAVEAFPLSAPTIFAVGDALRQRTSAAAIAVSA
- a CDS encoding urocanate hydratase; protein product: MPTANPRHPNFPIPSGPELRAKGWRQEALLRLLENVLSVGENPDELIVYAALGKAARNWASHKAIVDTLLAMDEDQTLIIQSGKPIGLLKTHAKAPLVIMANCNIVGQWAKAEVFYELEKKGLICWGGLTAGAWQYIGSQGVIQGTYEIFMRIAENRFGGDLAGRFILTAGLGGMGGAQPLAGRMAGAAILCVDIDPERARKRKEIGYLEAIAPDLDTALAMIDRAVAEKRATSIGLVGNAAEIYPEIARRGIVPDIVTDQTSAHDLVYGYVPKGMSLDEVRRLRVEGPGQLMAASRASIVDHVRAMLAFQQAGSEVFDNGNLIRTHAKAGGVENAFDIKIFTEAYLRPLFARAIGPFRWMALSGDPEDIRKIDDKLLEMFPDNRIVTNWISLARQHVPFEGLPARIAWLGHGERTALARAVNAMVADGTLAGPVAFSRDHLDAGAMAHPNIMTERMQDGSDAIADWPILDAMLLCSSMADLVVVHSGGGGYAGYMTSAGVTVVADGTAGGDERLAHALTNDTALGVMRYADAGYEESLEEIAAKGIGHIRVG